One window of the Spea bombifrons isolate aSpeBom1 chromosome 8, aSpeBom1.2.pri, whole genome shotgun sequence genome contains the following:
- the ACTMAP gene encoding UPF0692 protein C19orf54 homolog, protein MPEEDGERPPTEPKPPPPPPPPALSPPVPPVLAKSKFFKTVAENSDPSVAGCKELKRMIRNRQGRFSQELKWLLYNKDVPSLIQEGPQCGLVALWMAGKLLDVAQEVPLDTVVNFAVSKGFTAQGEMFSAANVARLAEEVFGCRCRLLTGGMEGENRTRILKQLTAGLPILIPYDEDFNHEPCQRSGHRAHWAVISGVLVGMKNGSFEPDPEVPGLYHPTSDLRALEPGDILETYLVAKQGKSVRYQLWDYESVSRSNGQLTQLDPKRASDGSVYVVPEGGVRAGLCGQTVLLQPREA, encoded by the exons ATGCCTGAAGAAGATGGCGAGAGACCCCCCACCGAGCCGAAACCTccaccccctcccccacctccTGCCCTCTCTCCCCCCGTTCCACCGGTGCTAGCGAAAAGCAAGTTCTTTAAGACGGTGGCAGAGAACAGCGACCCGTCGGTGGCAGgatgcaaagagttaaagcgGATGATTAGAAACAGACAGGGCCG aTTCAGCCAGGAGTTAAAATGGCTTCTGTACAACAAGGATGTGCCGTCCCTGATACAGGAAGGACCCCA GTGCGGACTGGTGGCTCTCTGGATGGCAGGGAAGCTATTGGACGTTGCACAGGAAGTGCCCCTGGACACAGTCGTTAATTTTGCTGTTTCGAAGGGGTTCACAGCCCAGGGGGAGATGTTTTCAG CGGCTAACGTGGCCCGTCTGGCAGAAGAAGTCTTTGGCTGCCGTTGCCGGCTTCTCACCGGGGGAATGGAGGGAGAGAACAGAACCCGAATCTTGAAGCAGCTGACCGCCGGCCTTCCGATACTCATACC ATACGACGAGGACTTTAATCACGAGCCGTGTCAGCGAAGCGGCCATCGCGCTCATTGGGCAGTCATATCAG GTGTCCTGGTCGGGATGAAGAACGGATCCTTTGAACCTGATCCCGAGGTCCCCGGATTGTATCACCCGACGTCGGACTTGCGCGCTTTGGAGCCCGGAGACATTctggagacgtacctggtagcCAAGCAGGGCAAGAGCGTCCGGTACCAGCTGTGGGACTACGAGTCCGTGAGTAGGAGTAACGGTCAGCTTACGCAGCTCGACCCCAAAAGAGCCAGCGACGGCAGCGTGTACGTGGTACCCGAGGGGGGCGTAAGGGCCGGGCTGTGCGGGCAGACCGTCCTCCTGCAACCCAGAGAGGCCTGA